The proteins below are encoded in one region of Pseudoduganella armeniaca:
- a CDS encoding class I SAM-dependent methyltransferase, translating into MKRFLAAALLAAVSTAPAVAAEAAKAPDAALKAAIASSSRTPDNVKRDVYRHPYETLTFFGIRPDMTVVELAPGGGWYTEILAPYLRDKGKLIAAGATPESKSPNTAKAGERFKQRLDANPTAYGKVQLGAFEPGAGVFNYAAPGSADMVLTFRNLHNWMEGGDEKLKALLASVHTALKPGGVFGVVEHRLPASQKQDATASSGYMHEAYVIKLIEGAGFKLAEKSEINANPKDTADHKNGVWALPPTYANKDEDRAKYAAIGESDRMTLKFVKR; encoded by the coding sequence ATGAAACGATTCCTCGCCGCCGCCTTGCTGGCCGCGGTCAGCACCGCCCCGGCCGTTGCCGCCGAAGCCGCCAAGGCGCCCGACGCGGCCCTGAAGGCCGCCATCGCCAGCAGCTCCCGTACGCCGGACAACGTCAAGCGCGACGTCTACCGCCACCCCTACGAGACGCTGACGTTCTTCGGCATCCGGCCGGACATGACGGTGGTGGAACTGGCGCCGGGCGGCGGCTGGTACACGGAGATCCTGGCGCCCTACCTGCGCGACAAGGGCAAGCTGATCGCCGCCGGTGCCACGCCGGAGTCGAAGAGCCCCAATACCGCCAAGGCGGGCGAGCGCTTCAAGCAGCGCCTGGACGCCAACCCCACGGCCTACGGCAAGGTGCAGCTGGGCGCGTTCGAGCCCGGTGCCGGCGTGTTCAATTACGCCGCGCCGGGCAGCGCGGACATGGTGCTGACGTTCCGTAACCTGCACAACTGGATGGAAGGCGGCGACGAGAAGCTGAAGGCGCTGCTGGCCAGCGTGCACACGGCGCTCAAACCCGGCGGCGTGTTCGGCGTCGTCGAGCACCGCCTGCCGGCGTCGCAGAAGCAGGACGCGACCGCCTCGTCCGGCTACATGCACGAGGCCTACGTGATCAAACTGATCGAAGGGGCCGGCTTCAAGCTGGCCGAGAAATCCGAGATCAACGCCAATCCGAAGGACACGGCCGACCATAAGAACGGCGTGTGGGCCCTGCCGCCGACGTATGCGAACAAGGACGAAGACCGCGCCAAGTACGCCGCGATCGGCGAGAGCGACCGGATGACGTTGAAATTCGTCAAGCGCTAA
- a CDS encoding peptidase domain-containing ABC transporter: protein MKTVLQSEQNECGLACLAMIASHFGNHTDLAALRTRFSISLKGATLAQLMRHAGAMGLSSRPLRLEVEEIGQLRLPCILHWDLNHFVVLKKAGKTWRGRQRFVIVDPAVGERTVGIEEVQQHFTGVALELIDTPAFEKSKGAPALTVRQLAGRVRGLGEAVSIVVVLALVLEIFTIVSPLFNQFVIDEVIVSGDTDLLLVLVIGFAFVLVSQTLIGLARSWLLMKWNVNIGLQWTTRVFSHLLRLPASYFEKRHLGDLISRFGSIGAIQGTLNSLFVTSMLDGLMAVLALVMMAYYSWKLSAIVAAAALLYSLVRWIAYYPGREAARERLLLSAKENTHFIETLRAIVPLKLYGRETERLARWVNLKQDVINRDIRTQKIGICFQTLNTAIGGAQTLLLFYFGAHFVIDNAMTVGMLMAFNSYAGTFSTRVFSLIDLVVNLRMLSMHTERLADIVTEAPEAQADVETDLTRFAGAIELRGVKFRYAEGEPWILDDVNLVIRPGESVAFVGPSGGGKTTLCKLLLGLLSPTEGEVLIDGVPIARIGLAAYRRLIGAVMQEDALLRGSIFDNITFFDTSLDAAHVTHCAQLAAIHDEINRMPMGYQTLIGDLGSGLSGGQRQRVLLARALYKQPRILVLDEATSHLDIGNEAKVNAALAGMNLTRIMVAHRPETIRSASRIVEVSQKKVSDLLSEDAATCAVAA, encoded by the coding sequence ATGAAAACCGTACTGCAAAGCGAACAAAACGAATGCGGCCTCGCCTGCCTGGCGATGATCGCCTCGCATTTTGGCAACCATACCGACCTGGCGGCGCTGCGCACGCGCTTCTCCATCAGCCTGAAGGGCGCGACGCTGGCCCAGCTGATGCGGCACGCCGGGGCGATGGGACTGTCGTCGCGCCCATTGCGCCTCGAAGTGGAGGAGATCGGCCAACTGCGCCTGCCCTGCATCCTGCACTGGGACCTGAATCATTTCGTGGTGCTGAAAAAAGCCGGCAAAACCTGGCGCGGCCGGCAGCGCTTCGTCATCGTCGATCCCGCCGTGGGCGAGCGCACCGTCGGCATCGAGGAAGTCCAGCAGCACTTTACCGGTGTCGCCCTGGAGCTGATCGATACGCCCGCGTTCGAGAAGAGCAAGGGCGCACCAGCCCTGACGGTGCGCCAATTGGCCGGGCGCGTGCGCGGCCTGGGCGAAGCGGTCTCGATCGTGGTCGTGCTGGCGCTGGTGCTGGAGATCTTCACCATCGTCTCGCCCCTGTTCAATCAGTTCGTCATCGACGAGGTGATCGTCAGCGGCGACACCGATTTATTGCTGGTGCTGGTGATCGGCTTCGCCTTCGTGCTGGTCAGCCAGACGCTGATCGGGCTGGCGCGCAGCTGGCTGCTGATGAAATGGAACGTCAATATCGGCCTGCAATGGACGACGCGTGTGTTCAGCCACCTGCTGCGGCTGCCCGCGAGCTATTTCGAGAAGCGCCACCTGGGTGACCTGATCAGCCGCTTCGGCAGCATTGGCGCCATCCAGGGCACGCTCAACAGCCTGTTCGTCACCAGCATGCTCGATGGCCTGATGGCGGTGCTGGCGCTGGTAATGATGGCGTATTACAGCTGGAAGCTGAGCGCCATCGTCGCCGCCGCCGCCCTGCTGTATTCGCTGGTGCGCTGGATTGCGTACTACCCGGGCCGCGAGGCCGCGCGTGAACGCCTGCTGCTGAGCGCCAAGGAAAACACCCACTTCATCGAAACGCTGCGCGCCATCGTACCGCTGAAACTGTATGGCCGCGAAACGGAACGGCTGGCGCGCTGGGTCAATTTGAAGCAGGACGTCATCAACCGCGACATCCGCACGCAGAAGATCGGCATCTGCTTCCAGACCCTGAACACGGCCATCGGCGGCGCCCAGACCCTGCTGCTGTTCTATTTCGGCGCGCATTTCGTCATCGACAACGCGATGACGGTCGGCATGCTGATGGCCTTCAACAGCTATGCCGGCACGTTCAGCACGCGCGTCTTCAGCCTGATCGACCTGGTGGTCAACCTGCGCATGCTGAGCATGCACACGGAGCGCCTGGCCGATATCGTCACGGAGGCACCCGAGGCCCAGGCCGACGTCGAAACCGACCTGACGCGTTTTGCCGGTGCCATCGAACTGCGTGGCGTCAAGTTCCGCTACGCCGAAGGCGAGCCGTGGATCCTGGACGACGTCAACCTGGTCATCCGGCCCGGTGAAAGCGTGGCGTTCGTCGGCCCCAGCGGCGGCGGCAAGACCACGTTGTGCAAGCTGCTGCTCGGTCTGCTGAGCCCGACCGAAGGCGAGGTGCTGATCGACGGGGTGCCGATCGCGCGCATCGGCCTGGCCGCCTATCGCCGCCTGATCGGTGCGGTGATGCAGGAGGATGCGCTGCTGCGCGGTTCGATCTTTGACAACATCACGTTCTTCGATACCAGCCTCGATGCCGCCCACGTGACGCACTGCGCGCAACTGGCCGCGATCCACGACGAGATCAACCGCATGCCGATGGGCTACCAGACGCTGATCGGCGACTTGGGCTCGGGCCTGTCCGGCGGCCAGCGCCAGCGCGTGCTGCTGGCCCGGGCGCTGTACAAGCAGCCGCGCATCCTCGTGCTGGACGAGGCGACCAGTCATCTCGATATCGGCAACGAAGCGAAGGTGAACGCGGCATTGGCCGGGATGAACCTCACCCGCATCATGGTCGCACACCGGCCGGAGACGATCCGCAGCGCCAGCCGCATCGTCGAAGTCAGTCAGAAGAAGGTTTCCGACCTGCTGTCCGAAGACGCCGCCACGTGCGCCGTGGCGGCATGA
- a CDS encoding HlyD family secretion protein, which produces MTNHSIPGKAELSLLFRAQILEAQGSQGLGTIQVQQSIRGRLVAAVSLALGIGVVLFICLAQVTRKSNVGGIVVPTHGSLSVTAQQAGTLLRSFVREGSQVEAGARLFELSTERQTASGDVSALVEQQLKLRSKAIAADRRAKIAQVAEKRSSLKARLDNNIAERNHIDEEIELASNRLALAEKSVGKYAALQKSGFVSDAQTQQKEEDRLDLKARLSTLQRSRIQLQANKLAVESDLQTLETALAAELAALDKEDAALGQELLETQARKSIFITAPQAGTVTTVTYEPGQSLNAGQPLATIVARKERADAPAAVEVHLYAPSRTAGFVAPGQQVMLRFDAFPYQKFGLQHGVVASVSRTPFAPAELPANLASTILSNEQRMGGGSNEALYRIKVRLERQSIDAYGHGQPIVPGMTVSGDIVQERRSIWEWIIDPIVAATARQ; this is translated from the coding sequence GTGACGAATCATTCCATTCCGGGCAAAGCCGAACTGTCGCTATTATTCCGTGCGCAGATCCTGGAAGCCCAAGGCAGCCAGGGGCTGGGCACGATCCAGGTGCAGCAGTCGATCCGTGGGCGGCTGGTGGCGGCCGTCAGCCTGGCGCTGGGGATCGGCGTGGTGCTCTTCATCTGCCTGGCCCAGGTCACGCGCAAGAGCAACGTCGGGGGTATCGTCGTGCCGACCCATGGCAGCCTGTCCGTGACCGCCCAGCAGGCGGGTACGTTGCTGCGCTCGTTTGTCAGGGAAGGCAGCCAGGTCGAGGCGGGCGCCCGGCTGTTCGAGCTGTCGACCGAGCGCCAGACCGCCAGCGGCGACGTCAGCGCACTGGTCGAACAGCAGTTAAAGCTGCGCAGCAAAGCCATCGCGGCGGACCGGCGGGCAAAAATCGCGCAGGTCGCCGAAAAACGCAGTAGCCTGAAAGCACGGCTCGATAATAATATCGCCGAGCGCAATCATATTGACGAAGAAATTGAATTGGCGAGTAACCGCCTGGCCCTGGCGGAAAAAAGCGTCGGTAAATATGCGGCCTTGCAAAAAAGCGGTTTCGTTTCGGACGCGCAAACCCAGCAGAAAGAAGAAGACCGGCTCGACCTGAAAGCGCGCTTATCCACGCTGCAGCGTTCCCGCATCCAGCTGCAGGCCAACAAGCTGGCGGTGGAATCGGACCTGCAAACCCTGGAAACGGCGCTGGCCGCGGAACTGGCGGCGCTGGACAAGGAGGACGCCGCGCTCGGCCAGGAGTTGCTGGAAACCCAGGCGCGCAAGTCGATCTTCATCACGGCGCCGCAAGCCGGCACCGTGACGACCGTGACATATGAACCAGGCCAGTCGCTCAACGCGGGCCAGCCGCTGGCGACCATCGTGGCACGCAAGGAGCGGGCCGACGCGCCGGCGGCGGTGGAAGTGCACCTGTATGCGCCCAGCCGCACGGCCGGTTTCGTGGCGCCCGGCCAGCAGGTGATGCTGCGTTTCGACGCCTTCCCCTACCAGAAGTTCGGACTGCAGCATGGCGTCGTCGCCAGCGTCAGCCGCACGCCATTCGCGCCGGCCGAACTGCCGGCCAACCTGGCCAGCACGATCCTCAGCAACGAGCAGAGGATGGGCGGCGGCAGCAACGAAGCGCTGTACCGCATCAAGGTGCGGCTCGAGCGGCAATCCATCGACGCCTACGGCCACGGCCAGCCCATCGTACCGGGTATGACCGTCAGCGGCGACATCGTGCAGGAACGCCGCAGTATCTGGGAATGGATCATCGATCCGATCGTCGCCGCGACCGCACGGCAGTAA